The Thermodesulfobacteriota bacterium genomic sequence ATCGGCCAAAAAACCGGCCAAAAAACCCATTAATCCCGATTATTATCTAACACCTCTTATACCTGGAAGTAGCAATATAGGTCCCTTAAAGGATATGGCACAGGAAATCATAGCGACCTCTGCCGGACTGGAGGGCAAGGTGGCAAAAGAAACAGCCCTTGTGCTTGGTGACCAGCTCCGAATCATCAACAGCTATTACAGCAATCTTATTGAAGGCCATAAAACAACTATCCCGGACATCAGCATGGCCTTACAAAAGAAATTTTCGCAGGATCCGAAAAAAAAATATGCGCAAGAGTTGTGTGCCGCCCATGTAGAAACCGAAAGGCGGTTTATGGAACTTGTGAATACGAAACAAAAAATCAATGTTTGCGACCGGAAGTTCCTAAGTGAAATTCATGCCGCGTTCTATGCCAATTTGCCGGAAGAACATCTGTATACCCACACCCCCAAAGGATTTTCCCGGATTCCGGTCAATCCCGGCCAAATCCGGGATGTCAATGTCTCCGTGGATGACCGGTCACTTCATGGACCGCACTATCAGGATTTGCCGGCATTGCTAAAAACCTTTGCCCAAAGCTATCCCCCGGATCAATTCCATGGTGACGAACGTTTAATCGCAATAGCGTCCAGCCATCATCGGTTGACCTGGCTGCATCCCTTCCGTGACGGCAACGGCAGGGTTGCCCGCCTTTTCTCGGGACTGTATTTCGTCAGGACAGGCGTTAACAGAAGCAATCTGTGGTCTCTATCCCGGGGTTTATCAAGAAAAAACAAACAGTATATGTTTGAGCTGTGGGCCACTGATTCCCCGGATAAAAAAAATGGCGCTCACTTTTTTGACGATGACCTGCTGGCGGATTTTTGCATGTTTTTTTTCCAAATCTGCCTGGATCAAATACGCTTCATGGAAGGCATGCTGAGGCTTGACCAAATCGAGACCCGCATCGACTGGTATGTGGAAACGCGGGCCAAACACGATAAAAATCCTTTGCGGGTTGAAGCGGCAAAATTACTCAGAGCCGTATTTATGCGGGGTGCCATACCCAGAGGTATGGCCGCTGGGATCCTCAACATGAGCGAGCGCAGTGCGCGCCGAATCGTAAGTGCGCTGATCAAAGACGGTCTTTTGCAGTCACAAAGCCACCGAGCACCGTTAACGATCGGGCTGCCGCTTGGTGTTCTCCCCTATTACTTCCCAGATCTTTACGACCCCTCGGTAATTGGTGAGGAGTACATCATCTGAATTGAGAGATGGTGTCTTTTCTTTTTTGATGAATGGAGCCTTCCCAGGCTTATTCGTAATGGATAATCAGCGGCTAAAGCATCTGAACTGTCCTCATGGAAATTCCCAATGGTAATGTGGTGGAAAATGGAAATCGAACGTCTGCCTTGAGGCGCGACATTTGAGATATCGCCCCCAAGGTTTTGTTCGCCTCTCATTCCCTTGCATTTTCTATCGCCGTGTCGAGCTCCGAGATCGTTTCTTTCAAAAAGGTTTGGTCCAGGTTTAAGGTGAAAGTCAGCCGGTTTCCGACACCGGCTTGATCCATGAGGTGCCCGGTTGCACTGATATTGCCCAATCCATCTGTTGAAAGCTTCAGGCTTACTTGGTCCTCCACTGTTGTAAGTTCGGCCTCACCTTTGAGATCACGGTACAGAGAATGTAATTCCTGCTGAAATCGAATAAGATCTGTTAAAGTCAACATGAGGCTGGCATCACCACGAAATCCACCCACTGCAACGGATGCCCGGGCAGAGATCCAGTCATACCCTTCATCTTTGGCAGCCGGTGACAGCAATGTAACCTCAAACCGCTCAAGTTCGGAACATCCTATAGACCAAGTTGACATATTATTTCCTTAGTCCAACGTCATGGATAACCTGGGCAAAAAGCGCTGGCTTTTTGAACCAGAATTCATCCGCTTGTTATTAAAAATCTATAAATTTGATTTGCTGCAAAATCGCTATCGGCTGGATAGTTATATCCGCTCAAGTTCACCCGATGGTTCGCCCTTTATAGTGGTTGTCAAAAAAACGTTCCGTTATCGAAGCGTTTTTTTCTACAACCACTTATACCGCAATTCCATATTTCGGAACATATTTATGGCAAGCGGTATAAATCTTTGACGGACACCCTTAAACAATCAAATGACTTAATGGAAGGTCGTTTGAATATTTAAACACACCCTACTATTATTTCGCAGGTCTAAAGCTGCGCTGCCACCCTTCATCACAGTCTATGCCACTGCAGGTATACCATCTAATCGTCCCTTGATTTGGGCCATTGCCCTGGTCAATCTTTTCGTCCATGATAATGACATCCGTTTTTAATTTACGCCCATGTTCAATGATGCGGGTGTCACCCTTGGAAAGAACTTTTGCAAACACGGCTTCGTCGTTTACCTGCACAAAGTAAGCATAGTTATCATACCCCTTGGTACAGGATCGATACAAAAAGAAAAGCGCAAAAAAGACTATGGCTAGTATAATGATATTTTTCATTGGGATCGTTTCCTTTTCATGGATGGACGTATGGTCCTTGTTGAACAGGCGTTTTTTCTGTCCTGGCGATATGTTCAAGTCGCTTAAGCAAGAGGCAAGCCTTATCAAACTTGGCACGAGGAGTATTTGGGTAGGCATCCGGTGGAAGGGACGAATGCTCCCAGGTCTCCAATTTAAAAAAGTCATTATTTGCATTGGTCATGGAGAAGTGGATTCGCGTTTCATCCGGAATTCCAGGCCGATCTTCCAGC encodes the following:
- a CDS encoding Fic family protein, with the protein product MNISKSAKKPAKKPINPDYYLTPLIPGSSNIGPLKDMAQEIIATSAGLEGKVAKETALVLGDQLRIINSYYSNLIEGHKTTIPDISMALQKKFSQDPKKKYAQELCAAHVETERRFMELVNTKQKINVCDRKFLSEIHAAFYANLPEEHLYTHTPKGFSRIPVNPGQIRDVNVSVDDRSLHGPHYQDLPALLKTFAQSYPPDQFHGDERLIAIASSHHRLTWLHPFRDGNGRVARLFSGLYFVRTGVNRSNLWSLSRGLSRKNKQYMFELWATDSPDKKNGAHFFDDDLLADFCMFFFQICLDQIRFMEGMLRLDQIETRIDWYVETRAKHDKNPLRVEAAKLLRAVFMRGAIPRGMAAGILNMSERSARRIVSALIKDGLLQSQSHRAPLTIGLPLGVLPYYFPDLYDPSVIGEEYII